A region of Nerophis ophidion isolate RoL-2023_Sa linkage group LG28, RoL_Noph_v1.0, whole genome shotgun sequence DNA encodes the following proteins:
- the LOC133545398 gene encoding gastrula zinc finger protein XlCGF28.1-like isoform X4, whose product MFFVFLLRSFAMCPAVRFTPLSLTWPGFLDSPRRNLGARPGGKRAAANVCEEQLLPEKKECSLRMVKEDPSTRKTSCHGPSGVSFSSLTQTLPCKKEEEVSLTPHIKDEEDEHRIRQEGDYIEGLVEFPVTGVPVKSENDKVKGESEEKREAEPPSSSSTQHMTTEADGDHCGGSQADKLLAPLSDSEDTTSHSSDRDDEYSKDDKTCHTDNTHFKCSHCDKTFKYHCDLKRHMRIHTGEKPFSCSICGKGFERSHNLKVHMRTHTGEKPFSCSICGKGFAHSSCLVKHRRLHTGEKNFSCSICSLSFTTKGHLKVHMGSHTGEIPFSCSICSKGFVDSHPLKVHMRTHTGEKPFVCSICGKAFVQSYHLKRHMRIHTGEKPCSCSICGLFFTRKEHLKVHMRIHTGEKPCSCSICGLSFTRKEHLKVHMTTHTGEKRFICSICGKGFAKSQNLKVHMRTHTGKKPFSCSICGLSFTNMGHLKVHIKMHIS is encoded by the exons atgttttttgtttttcttcttcgctCCTTCGCCATGTGTCCTGCTGTGAGGTTCACTCCACTGTCACTGACTTGGCCAGGTTTCTTGGACAGTCCACGTCGTAACCTCGGAGCACGGCCAGGTGGAAAGCGAGCAGCTGCAA acgtctgtgaagaacaacttCTGCCTGAAAAAAAGGAGTGTAGCctcaggatggtgaaggaggatccatCAACGAGGAAGACCAGTTgccacggaccctctggcgtctccttttcctctttgacacagacccttccctgtaaaaaggaagaaGAAGTTTCACtgaccccccacattaaagatgaAGAGGACGAACACCGCATCCGTCAGGAGGGAGATTATATTGAAGGActggtggagttcccagtgactggtgtccctgtgaagagtgaaaatgataaggtcaaaggtgaaagtgaggaaaagagagaggcggagcctccaagcagcagctcaacacaacacatgacaacagaagctgatggagaccactgtggaggatcacaagcagacaagctcttagctccactatcagatagtgaggacacaacgtcacactcttcTGACAGAGATGACGAAtattctaaagatgataagacatgtcacactgacaacactcacttcaaatgttctcactgtgacaaaacttttaaataccattgtgatctgaaaagacacatgagaatacacactggagaaaaacctttttcctgttcaatctgtggtaaaggtttcgaacgaagtcacaatttgaaagtacacatgagaacacacactggtgaaaaacctttttcttgttcaatctgtggtaaaggttttgcacacagTTCATGTTTGGTAAAACACAGAAgattacacactggtgaaaaaaactTTTCGTGTTCAATCTGTAGCTTATCTTTTACAACGAAGGgacatttgaaagtgcacatgggatcacacacaggtgaaatacctttttcctgttcaatctgtagtaaaggctTTGTGGATAGTCAccctttgaaagtacacatgagaacacacactggtgaaaaaccttttgtctgttcaatctgtggtaaagcaTTTGTACAAAGTtaccatttgaaaagacacatgagaatacacactggtgaaaaaccttgttcatgttcaatctgtggcctATTTTTTACAAGGAAGGaacatttaaaagtacacatgagaatacacactggtgaaaaaccttgttcatgttcaatctgtggcttatcttttacaaggaaggaacatttgaaagtacacatgacaacacacactggtgaaaaacgttttatctgttcaatctgtggtaaaggctttgcaaaaagtcagaatttgaaagtacacatgagaacacacactggtaaaaaacctTTTTCGTGTTCAATCTGTGGCTTATCTTTTACAAATATGggacatttgaaagtacacataaaAATGCACATTAGTTAA
- the LOC133545501 gene encoding gastrula zinc finger protein xLCGF3.1-like: MTRHMRTHTGEKPFTCSVCKKSFSRKVDMTTHMRTHTGEKLFPCSVCPKKLSINEQMKRHMRTHTGEKPFTCSVCKKSFSTKPEMSMHMRTHTGETPFTCSVCKKSFSRKRNMTTHMRTHTGETPFTCSVCKKNFSRKLTMTTHMRIHTGEKPFTCSVCKNSFSRKLDMTTHMRTHTVEKPFTCSVCKKSFSRKQYITTHMRTHTGEKPFSCTVCDKTFRFKYQVSKHKCVTVTEAAGI, from the coding sequence atgaccagacacatgagaacacatactggagagaaaccttttacttgctctgtttgtaagaagagtttctccagaaaagttgacatgaccacacacatgagaacacacactggagaaaaactttTTCCGTGCTCAGTGTGTCCCAAAAAATTATCCATAAATGAGCaaatgaaaagacacatgagaacacacactggagagaagccttttacttgctctgtttgtaagaagagtttctccacaaagcctgAAATGTCcatgcacatgagaacacatactggagagacaccttttacttgctctgtttgtaagaagagtttctccagaaagcgtaacatgaccacacacatgagaacacacactggagagacaccttttacttgctctgtgtGTAAGAAGAATTTCTCCAGAAAGCTCaccatgaccacacacatgagaatacatactggagagaaacctttcacttgctctgtttgtaagaacagtttctccagaaagcttgACATGACCACGCACATGAGAACGCATACTgtagagaaaccttttacttgctctgtttgtaagaagagtttctccagaaaacaATACAtcaccacacacatgagaacacacactggagagaaaccatttagttgcactgtgtgtgataaAACATTTAGGTTtaagtatcaggtcagtaaacacaagtgtgtaacagtcacggaagctgcagggatttaa
- the LOC133545398 gene encoding gastrula zinc finger protein XlCGF28.1-like isoform X6: MVKEDPSTRKTSCHGPSGVSFSSLTQTLPCKKEEEVSLTPHIKDEEDEHRIRQEGDYIEGLVEFPVTGVPVKSENDKVKGESEEKREAEPPSSSSTQHMTTEADGDHCGGSQADKLLAPLSDSEDTTSHSSDRDDEYSKDDKTCHTDNTHFKCSHCDKTFKYHCDLKRHMRIHTGEKPFSCSICGKGFERSHNLKVHMRTHTGEKPFSCSICGKGFAHSSCLVKHRRLHTGEKNFSCSICSLSFTTKGHLKVHMGSHTGEIPFSCSICSKGFVDSHPLKVHMRTHTGEKPFVCSICGKAFVQSYHLKRHMRIHTGEKPCSCSICGLFFTRKEHLKVHMRIHTGEKPCSCSICGLSFTRKEHLKVHMTTHTGEKRFICSICGKGFAKSQNLKVHMRTHTGKKPFSCSICGLSFTNMGHLKVHIKMHIS, encoded by the coding sequence atggtgaaggaggatccatCAACGAGGAAGACCAGTTgccacggaccctctggcgtctccttttcctctttgacacagacccttccctgtaaaaaggaagaaGAAGTTTCACtgaccccccacattaaagatgaAGAGGACGAACACCGCATCCGTCAGGAGGGAGATTATATTGAAGGActggtggagttcccagtgactggtgtccctgtgaagagtgaaaatgataaggtcaaaggtgaaagtgaggaaaagagagaggcggagcctccaagcagcagctcaacacaacacatgacaacagaagctgatggagaccactgtggaggatcacaagcagacaagctcttagctccactatcagatagtgaggacacaacgtcacactcttcTGACAGAGATGACGAAtattctaaagatgataagacatgtcacactgacaacactcacttcaaatgttctcactgtgacaaaacttttaaataccattgtgatctgaaaagacacatgagaatacacactggagaaaaacctttttcctgttcaatctgtggtaaaggtttcgaacgaagtcacaatttgaaagtacacatgagaacacacactggtgaaaaacctttttcttgttcaatctgtggtaaaggttttgcacacagTTCATGTTTGGTAAAACACAGAAgattacacactggtgaaaaaaactTTTCGTGTTCAATCTGTAGCTTATCTTTTACAACGAAGGgacatttgaaagtgcacatgggatcacacacaggtgaaatacctttttcctgttcaatctgtagtaaaggctTTGTGGATAGTCAccctttgaaagtacacatgagaacacacactggtgaaaaaccttttgtctgttcaatctgtggtaaagcaTTTGTACAAAGTtaccatttgaaaagacacatgagaatacacactggtgaaaaaccttgttcatgttcaatctgtggcctATTTTTTACAAGGAAGGaacatttaaaagtacacatgagaatacacactggtgaaaaaccttgttcatgttcaatctgtggcttatcttttacaaggaaggaacatttgaaagtacacatgacaacacacactggtgaaaaacgttttatctgttcaatctgtggtaaaggctttgcaaaaagtcagaatttgaaagtacacatgagaacacacactggtaaaaaacctTTTTCGTGTTCAATCTGTGGCTTATCTTTTACAAATATGggacatttgaaagtacacataaaAATGCACATTAGTTAA